From the genome of Halobacterium sp. R2-5:
CGTGACGCTGTCGTTCGGCGGCACGTTCGTCTCCGGCAGCGGGAGCGCGTGGCTCTACGACACCCTCCGGGAGCACGACATGGAAGCGGAGTTCACGCGCGTCAGCGGCCGCGGCCGCGCGCTCGGCCAGTGGCTGCGCGCGGTCACGCTCGTCGTCGGCGGGTTCCTGTACGCCGTCAACCGCTACTACCCCTTCTACGCGGGCGTCGTGGCCGCCGCTATCAGCCTCGTGCTGGTTCTCAGGCTGCCGCAGAATCGCGCGTACGACGACGCCACCGACGGCGACGCCGCCGACGAGCGCATGACCATCGTCGACGCCCTCCCCGTCATCCGCGACCAGCTCACCGCGCCCGACCTGCGGTGGTTCGTCGTCTACCTCGCGCTGTTCAGCGGCGCGATTCTCACGATGGACATGTGGATTCAGCCCATCGCCCAGGACACCCTGGAGACGACGTTCGGTCCCACGCTCGACGGCTGGGCCATCCCCGAAGGTGGCGTGCTCGGCATCCTGTACGCCGCGTTCACCGTGGTGTCGGCGGTCACCAGCGACTACGCCAGCGACGTCGAGGAGCTGCTCGGCGTCCGCACGGCGATACTGTTGATACCCGTCGCTATCGCCGCGACGTACGTGCTCGCGGGCCTCGTGCCGCTGCTCGTGTTCCCGATGTTCTTCGTGATGAAGGGCGGGCATTCCCTCGTTGGCCCCATCACGAACCGCTACATCAACGACCAGGTGCAGTCCGTCGGGCGCGCGACGCTGCTGTCGTCGGTCGCGATGCTGCGGAACGTCGCCGGCGTCCCGTTCCGCGTCGGCAGCGGCATCCTCGCGACGTGGTACACGTCGATGACGGCGGTCGCCGTCCTCGGCGCCGTCTTCCTGGCCGTCGCGGTCGTCCTGTGGACGGTCGTGCCGCCCGTGAGCGAGGACTACGAGCCCCCGCAGTCGTCGAACGCCGTCGCCGCCGACGCCGCCGGCGAGGACTGACGCCGCCGTCGCTAAGTGCGAGCGCGTCGCAGTAGTCGGTATGACGGTCATCGCGTTCCTGAGTGTCGCACCGGTCACCGAACAGAGCATGGCGGGCGACGTCGCCGGCGCCGTCGCGGCGCTCGACGACTTCGACGTCGCCTACGAGACGAATCCGATGGGGACGGTCGTCGAGGCCGACGACATCGACACGCTACTGGACGCGGTCGGCGCCGCCCACGAGGCCGTCGACGCCGACCGCGTGAGCACGTTCCTGAAAATCGACGACAAGCGCACGAGCGACCAGTCCGCCCGCGAGAAGGTCGACGCCGTCGAGCGCGAGCTCGGCCGCGAGGCGCGCTCGGAGCGCTGACCGCGCGGACTGAGAAACCTCTTGTGTGGGGGCGCCGAAGCCGGCGGCATGGACAGTCTCAACCGGATGGCGCTGGAGCTCGCCGACGAAGCCCTCGAGTTCACCGAGGAGCTCGACGTCGGCGCGTTCGAGCTGGACAACGGCGCGACGGTCATCGACTTCGGCGTCGAGCACCGCGGCGGCCTCGAAGCGGGCCTGCTGCTCGCGGAGCTCCAGACGGCGGGCCTGGCGACCGTCCAGACCCGCGTCGACGAGGTCGCGGGCGCGACGTTCCCGCACGTGGAACTGGCCTGCGACCGCCCCGCAATCGCACTGCTCGGCGCGCAGAAGGCGGGCTGGGAGCTCACCGTCGACGACTACGAGGGGCTCGGCAGCGGGCCGGCGCGCGCGCTGGTCGCCCGCGAGGGCGAGTACGAGGCCATCGACTACGTCGACGCCTTCGAGTTCGCGGTGCTCGCCCTGGAGAGCGAGGCGTACCCGACCGAAGCGGCCGCCGACCAGGTCGCGGAGCTCGCGGGCGTGAACGCGGAGAGCGTCTACCTGCCCGCGTACCGCACCGCGAGCGTCGCGGGCAGCGTCACCGCCGCGGCCCGCGCCGCCGAACTCGCGCTGTTCCGGCTGTACGAACTCGGATACGACCCGACGAACGTCCTCACCGCGTCGGGGAGCGCGCCCGTCGCGCCCGTCGCCGGCGACGAGGAGGAGGCAATCGGCCGCACGAACGACGCCCTCGCGTACGGCGGTCGCGTCCACCTCACGGTCACGGAGGACTTCGACGCGTTCGACGCGGTGCCGTCGTCGGCCGCCGACCGCTACGGGAAGCCGTTCGCGGACATCTTCGCGGACGTCGACTGGGACGCCAGCGCCGTCGACGAGGGCGTCTTCGGGCCCGCCCAGGTCACCGTCGACGTCACCGGCGGCCCGACGTACGCGCTCGGCGAGGTCCGCGAGGACCTGCTCGCCGAGGGCTTCGACGTCGCCTGACCCAGTCGGAGTCGCCGGAGGGCGGCGTTTTATCATCCGCGCGACCAACGTTGCGGCCATGAACGCGCTGTCGGGGAAGTCGGTCGCCGTCGTCGGCGCGGGCTTCGGCGGGCTGTCGACGGCCTGCTACCTCGCGGACGCGGGCGCGGACGTCACCGTCGTCGAGAAGAACGAGCAGGTCGGCGGGCGCGCGAGCGCGCTCGAACGCGACGGCTTCACGTTCGACATGGGGCCGTCGTGGTACCTGATGCCCGACGTCTTCGAGCAGTTCTTCGGCGACTTCGGCCGGGAGCCCTCTGAGTACTACTCGCTAGAGCACCTCGACCCGCACTACCGCATCTTCTTCA
Proteins encoded in this window:
- a CDS encoding MTH1187 family thiamine-binding protein; the protein is MTVIAFLSVAPVTEQSMAGDVAGAVAALDDFDVAYETNPMGTVVEADDIDTLLDAVGAAHEAVDADRVSTFLKIDDKRTSDQSAREKVDAVERELGREARSER
- a CDS encoding MFS transporter, whose protein sequence is MSRLSASTVVRRYYLYRATARPGFHYPVYTLFLLFNDLTLAQIGLIASIQSVVVVTSEVPTGYIGDRIGRRNSLAVGAAIMLVSNASYLVATDFVGFTFTFVTLSFGGTFVSGSGSAWLYDTLREHDMEAEFTRVSGRGRALGQWLRAVTLVVGGFLYAVNRYYPFYAGVVAAAISLVLVLRLPQNRAYDDATDGDAADERMTIVDALPVIRDQLTAPDLRWFVVYLALFSGAILTMDMWIQPIAQDTLETTFGPTLDGWAIPEGGVLGILYAAFTVVSAVTSDYASDVEELLGVRTAILLIPVAIAATYVLAGLVPLLVFPMFFVMKGGHSLVGPITNRYINDQVQSVGRATLLSSVAMLRNVAGVPFRVGSGILATWYTSMTAVAVLGAVFLAVAVVLWTVVPPVSEDYEPPQSSNAVAADAAGED
- the mch gene encoding methenyltetrahydromethanopterin cyclohydrolase, with amino-acid sequence MDSLNRMALELADEALEFTEELDVGAFELDNGATVIDFGVEHRGGLEAGLLLAELQTAGLATVQTRVDEVAGATFPHVELACDRPAIALLGAQKAGWELTVDDYEGLGSGPARALVAREGEYEAIDYVDAFEFAVLALESEAYPTEAAADQVAELAGVNAESVYLPAYRTASVAGSVTAAARAAELALFRLYELGYDPTNVLTASGSAPVAPVAGDEEEAIGRTNDALAYGGRVHLTVTEDFDAFDAVPSSAADRYGKPFADIFADVDWDASAVDEGVFGPAQVTVDVTGGPTYALGEVREDLLAEGFDVA